The Pseudosulfitobacter pseudonitzschiae genome includes a region encoding these proteins:
- a CDS encoding GNAT family N-acetyltransferase has translation MSGQEVEIKIVPALAQIDSVAWDTCACPEAAGGAPPNDPFTTYRFLRALEDSRSVGVGTGWHPQYLVASMEGQVIGCAPMYVKSHSQGEYIFDHNWAHAYERAGGRYYPKLQIAVPHTPATGRRFLVHPDFAEAGFAALVQGAVQLAENNGISTLHATFCTEAEAELGVQMGLMRRTTQQFHWHNDNYADFDGFLASLSSRKRKNIRKERAQAQAFGGEIEVLTGEAIQPHHWDAFWEFYQDTGARKWGTPYLTRDFFNQAQAHLRDDIYLVLAWRDGAYVAGAMNFVGAHALYGRYWGCSEHHPCLHFELCYYQAIDIAIAQGLDTVEAGAQGEHKLARGYLPTPTHSLHWVGDPGFSDAIASYLKAEGEAVAEEIEVLTDYGPFKKVQIEEQE, from the coding sequence ATGAGCGGGCAAGAGGTAGAGATCAAGATTGTGCCAGCATTGGCACAAATCGATTCTGTGGCGTGGGACACCTGTGCCTGCCCCGAGGCCGCAGGCGGCGCGCCGCCCAACGATCCGTTCACGACTTACCGTTTTTTGCGCGCACTGGAAGACAGCCGCTCGGTTGGCGTCGGTACTGGATGGCATCCGCAATATCTTGTAGCGTCGATGGAAGGTCAGGTCATTGGCTGTGCGCCGATGTACGTCAAATCGCACAGTCAGGGCGAGTATATCTTTGACCACAACTGGGCCCACGCCTACGAGCGGGCGGGCGGGCGCTATTACCCGAAACTTCAGATCGCGGTGCCCCACACGCCTGCCACGGGGCGGCGGTTTCTGGTGCATCCCGATTTTGCCGAGGCAGGCTTTGCCGCATTGGTGCAAGGGGCGGTGCAACTTGCCGAGAACAACGGCATCTCGACCCTGCACGCCACCTTTTGTACCGAAGCCGAGGCGGAGTTGGGCGTCCAGATGGGCCTGATGCGCCGGACCACGCAGCAGTTTCACTGGCACAATGACAACTATGCCGACTTCGACGGTTTTCTGGCCAGCCTGTCCAGCCGCAAACGCAAGAACATCCGCAAGGAACGCGCGCAGGCACAGGCCTTTGGTGGCGAGATCGAGGTGCTGACGGGTGAAGCGATCCAGCCGCACCATTGGGATGCATTCTGGGAGTTTTATCAGGACACTGGTGCACGCAAATGGGGTACGCCCTATCTGACGCGGGATTTTTTCAATCAGGCGCAGGCGCACCTGCGTGATGACATCTATCTGGTTCTGGCATGGCGCGACGGGGCATATGTGGCCGGTGCGATGAATTTCGTCGGCGCTCATGCGCTTTATGGCCGTTATTGGGGCTGTTCAGAGCATCACCCCTGCTTGCATTTCGAATTGTGTTACTATCAGGCCATCGACATCGCCATTGCCCAAGGACTGGACACGGTCGAAGCAGGCGCGCAGGGCGAACACAAACTGGCGCGGGGCTATTTGCCGACGCCAACCCATTCGCTGCATTGGGTTGGCGATCCGGGTTTCTCTGACGCGATCGCGTCCTATCTTAAGGCTGAAGGCGAGGCCGTAGCCGAGGAAATAGAGGTGCTGACGGATTATGGCCCGTTCAAGAAAGTTCAAATCGAGGAACAGGAATGA
- a CDS encoding 4a-hydroxytetrahydrobiopterin dehydratase, with translation MTERLSNETRKTLLAPLKETGWDMVDDRDAIRKTFKFGDFADAFGWMTRAAFWAEKWNHHPEWDNTYNTVNVVLTTHDVDGLSTLDVKLARKMDSLAG, from the coding sequence ATGACTGAAAGATTAAGCAACGAGACACGCAAGACATTGCTTGCACCATTGAAAGAAACCGGCTGGGATATGGTCGACGACCGCGATGCCATTCGCAAGACATTCAAGTTCGGCGATTTCGCAGATGCCTTTGGCTGGATGACACGCGCTGCGTTCTGGGCCGAAAAGTGGAATCACCATCCCGAATGGGATAACACCTACAACACCGTCAATGTCGTCCTGACGACACATGATGTCGACGGTCTGAGCACGCTGGACGTAAAGCTGGCGCGTAAAATGGACAGCCTTGCGGGATAA
- a CDS encoding mechanosensitive ion channel family protein produces the protein MFQDLMNIELFAGNTVADFLTLNMLASMAGSVVGAVLIVVMGWIIAAWLGSRVRRIGTSHPQLDDTLFNFLGSIVQYIVIGFTILIVLNTFGIQTTSIVAAVGAAGLAIGLALQGTLSNVAAGVMLIMFRPLKIGDFVDVAGQMGTVKDVTLNFTELASLSNTQVIIPNKEVWGNVIENYSVYPTRRAEWYFGVGYGANLKDAEDTIRETIMADPRAHAQPEPFIQVSNLGDSSVDFRVRVWCDASDYFAFTNDMTRKVKEALDAKGVDIPFPTRTIYQAAAE, from the coding sequence ATGTTTCAAGATTTAATGAATATCGAGCTTTTTGCTGGCAATACTGTTGCCGATTTTCTGACACTGAACATGCTGGCATCGATGGCCGGTTCGGTCGTTGGGGCCGTTCTGATCGTTGTCATGGGCTGGATCATCGCCGCGTGGCTGGGCAGCCGTGTGCGCAGGATTGGCACCTCGCATCCGCAGTTGGACGACACGTTGTTCAATTTTCTCGGCTCGATCGTGCAGTATATCGTCATCGGTTTTACGATACTGATCGTGCTGAACACCTTTGGCATCCAGACCACGTCAATTGTGGCGGCTGTCGGTGCGGCGGGTCTGGCAATTGGTCTGGCTTTGCAGGGCACGCTGTCGAACGTGGCGGCGGGTGTTATGCTGATCATGTTCCGCCCTCTCAAAATCGGTGATTTTGTCGATGTGGCGGGGCAGATGGGCACCGTCAAAGATGTCACGCTGAATTTTACTGAACTGGCCAGCCTGTCGAACACCCAAGTCATCATTCCCAACAAGGAAGTCTGGGGCAACGTGATCGAAAACTATTCGGTCTATCCCACGCGGCGCGCCGAGTGGTATTTCGGCGTGGGCTATGGTGCCAATCTGAAAGATGCCGAGGACACGATCCGCGAGACCATCATGGCCGATCCGCGCGCGCATGCGCAGCCGGAGCCGTTTATTCAGGTTAGCAATTTGGGCGACAGCTCGGTTGATTTCCGCGTGCGCGTTTGGTGCGACGCGTCAGACTACTTTGCGTTCACCAACGATATGACCCGCAAGGTCAAGGAAGCGTTGGATGCCAAGGGCGTGGATATTCCGTTCCCCACGCGCACCATCTATCAGGCCGCAGCAGAGTAA
- a CDS encoding peroxiredoxin, whose product MALSQGDTLPDATLVQMGAEGPAPVSLSDKTKGRKVVIFAVPGAFTPTCHSAHVPSFIRTKDQFNAKGVDEIICVSVNDPFVMKAWGEATGATAAGITMLSDAGSEFTTAIGMNFDAPPAGLMARSKRYAMLVDDGKVTLFQAEENPGVCDVSGGEGLLDSM is encoded by the coding sequence ATGGCACTCTCTCAAGGTGATACTCTGCCCGACGCAACACTGGTGCAAATGGGCGCCGAAGGCCCCGCACCCGTTAGCCTGTCCGACAAAACCAAAGGCCGCAAAGTCGTGATTTTTGCTGTCCCGGGCGCGTTTACCCCCACATGCCATTCGGCCCACGTTCCGTCGTTTATCCGCACCAAGGACCAGTTCAACGCCAAAGGTGTGGACGAGATCATTTGCGTGTCGGTCAACGACCCTTTTGTGATGAAGGCATGGGGCGAAGCCACTGGCGCAACAGCCGCAGGCATCACCATGTTGTCGGATGCAGGCAGCGAGTTTACCACAGCCATCGGTATGAATTTTGACGCCCCGCCCGCAGGGTTGATGGCCCGCTCCAAGCGTTACGCGATGCTTGTGGACGACGGCAAGGTGACCCTGTTCCAAGCCGAAGAAAACCCCGGAGTTTGCGATGTATCCGGCGGCGAAGGTCTGCTGGACAGCATGTAA
- a CDS encoding NAD(P)/FAD-dependent oxidoreductase: MHVIVIGAGQAGSSCVAKLRNAGFDGQVTLIGAESVPPYQRPPLSKGYLLGDMTLERMFLRPESFYTENNIDLRMGTKVEAIDPAAQTVTVPGEVLHYDELVLTTGSDPRRLPAAIGGALDGVYTVRDLMDVDSMSPRFAKGARVLIVGGGYIGLEAAAVASKLGLQVTLVEMADRILQRVASPQTSDFFRALHAGHGVDIREGVGLDRLLGQDSVSGARLTDGTELEVDFVIVGVGIAPASALAEAAGLVMDNGIMVDAHGRTSDPHIWAAGDCASFPYRGARIRLESVPNAIDQAEVVAENIMGAEKEYAAKPWFWSDQYDVKLQIAGLNVGYDRVVTRNNGAAVSFWYYLGDQLLAVDAANDPRAYMIGKRLIEAGKTADPAIVADPEADLKPLLQA, encoded by the coding sequence ATGCACGTTATTGTTATCGGGGCCGGTCAAGCGGGGTCATCTTGCGTGGCCAAGCTGCGCAATGCAGGGTTTGACGGACAGGTGACTTTGATCGGGGCCGAGAGCGTGCCCCCCTATCAGCGCCCGCCACTGTCCAAAGGGTATCTGCTGGGTGACATGACGCTGGAGCGGATGTTTTTACGCCCCGAGAGCTTCTATACCGAGAACAACATTGATCTGCGAATGGGCACCAAGGTTGAGGCGATCGACCCCGCCGCGCAGACAGTGACTGTGCCGGGTGAAGTGCTGCATTATGATGAACTGGTTCTGACCACGGGGTCAGACCCCCGCCGCCTGCCTGCGGCGATTGGTGGTGCGTTGGACGGTGTGTACACGGTGCGCGACCTGATGGACGTGGACAGCATGTCACCGCGTTTTGCCAAGGGGGCGCGGGTGCTGATTGTCGGAGGCGGCTACATCGGGCTCGAAGCGGCGGCGGTTGCATCAAAACTGGGGTTGCAAGTGACCCTTGTCGAAATGGCAGACCGCATCCTGCAACGGGTGGCATCCCCCCAGACCAGTGATTTTTTCCGCGCCCTGCACGCGGGCCACGGTGTTGATATCCGCGAGGGTGTCGGGCTGGACCGGCTGCTGGGTCAGGATTCGGTTAGCGGTGCACGCCTGACCGATGGCACCGAGCTGGAGGTTGATTTCGTGATTGTGGGTGTTGGCATCGCGCCTGCATCGGCCTTGGCCGAAGCTGCGGGGCTGGTGATGGACAACGGTATCATGGTCGATGCGCATGGCCGCACTTCTGATCCGCATATATGGGCAGCAGGCGATTGCGCATCCTTTCCCTATCGCGGTGCGCGTATCCGGCTGGAAAGTGTGCCGAACGCCATTGATCAGGCAGAAGTGGTGGCCGAAAATATCATGGGTGCCGAGAAGGAATATGCGGCCAAGCCGTGGTTCTGGTCGGACCAATATGACGTGAAATTGCAGATCGCGGGACTGAACGTGGGCTATGACCGCGTGGTGACCCGTAACAACGGTGCTGCGGTGTCGTTCTGGTACTACCTTGGCGACCAGTTGCTGGCGGTGGACGCCGCCAATGACCCGCGCGCTTATATGATCGGTAAACGGCTGATCGAGGCAGGCAAGACTGCCGATCCCGCGATTGTGGCCGACCCCGAGGCCGACCTGAAGCCGCTGTTGCAAGCGTGA
- the rsmD gene encoding 16S rRNA (guanine(966)-N(2))-methyltransferase RsmD, translated as MRIIAGTWRGTGLAHLGKGDAGAQLRPTSDRVRESLFSMLTSRGVIQGARVLDLFAGTGALALEALSRGAVQAVLVENGRVGQNLIAENIKKLRAGDTATLMRNDATRLGVWIAAPFDLVFLDPPYGKGMGDSALRSAVAGGWIAKGACVVWEENAPMSPPEGFIQVDGRRFGDTHVTLLEKG; from the coding sequence GTGAGGATCATCGCGGGCACATGGCGCGGTACGGGGCTTGCCCATCTGGGCAAGGGCGACGCGGGCGCACAATTGCGGCCCACGTCCGACCGCGTGCGCGAAAGCCTGTTTTCGATGCTGACCAGTCGCGGCGTGATCCAAGGTGCGCGGGTGCTGGACCTGTTTGCAGGCACCGGCGCACTTGCGCTTGAGGCGCTCTCACGCGGGGCGGTGCAGGCGGTGCTGGTTGAGAACGGGCGCGTGGGTCAAAATCTGATTGCCGAGAACATCAAGAAACTGCGCGCCGGGGACACGGCCACGTTGATGCGCAACGATGCGACACGGCTGGGTGTGTGGATCGCAGCGCCGTTTGATCTGGTGTTTCTCGATCCGCCCTACGGCAAGGGTATGGGCGACAGTGCGCTGCGATCAGCCGTGGCTGGCGGATGGATCGCCAAAGGCGCCTGCGTGGTCTGGGAAGAGAACGCGCCGATGTCTCCGCCGGAAGGATTCATTCAGGTGGACGGACGCCGTTTTGGCGACACCCATGTGACACTGCTGGAAAAGGGCTAG
- a CDS encoding substrate-binding domain-containing protein, translating to MIRILAAMALALAAGAAQAETLKLAVTTSFAASGLSDVLLPALQKDTGIEVQLLVGDTANTLALGETGQVDAILLHSRREEEAFVQEGFGTHCRKIMYDEFVLVGPVDDHAGIAQSVSVTEALQRIAKSERHFVSLGDDSALHKKEQSLWADAGLLPQQFPNWYTVAEAGIEGSLSIATGLNGYILTDQLGWLRAGDKAGLAPLFSGDPVLFSQYNFIAVNPERNPHVARDVAATVEDWLTSPRAAELINSYTVNGETLFTFNAE from the coding sequence ATGATCCGAATACTCGCCGCGATGGCGCTGGCGCTGGCGGCGGGTGCTGCGCAAGCCGAGACTCTGAAGCTGGCAGTGACCACGTCGTTTGCCGCCTCTGGCCTGTCCGACGTGCTGCTGCCCGCGCTTCAAAAAGATACCGGCATCGAAGTACAACTGCTGGTCGGCGACACCGCGAACACGCTGGCGCTGGGCGAGACAGGGCAGGTGGATGCGATCCTTCTTCACAGCCGCAGAGAAGAAGAGGCCTTTGTCCAAGAAGGATTTGGTACACATTGCCGCAAGATTATGTACGATGAATTTGTCTTGGTCGGGCCCGTGGACGATCACGCAGGCATTGCGCAATCTGTGTCCGTGACCGAAGCCTTGCAACGCATTGCCAAAAGCGAACGCCATTTTGTCAGCCTTGGCGATGACAGTGCCTTGCATAAAAAGGAACAGTCGCTTTGGGCCGATGCGGGTCTGTTGCCGCAACAGTTTCCCAACTGGTATACAGTCGCAGAAGCAGGCATCGAGGGCAGTCTGAGCATCGCCACAGGCTTGAACGGGTATATCCTGACGGACCAGCTTGGGTGGCTGCGGGCGGGCGACAAGGCAGGGCTGGCGCCGCTGTTTTCCGGTGATCCGGTTCTGTTTAGCCAATACAATTTTATTGCGGTGAACCCTGAACGGAACCCTCATGTGGCCCGCGATGTGGCCGCCACAGTTGAGGATTGGCTGACCAGTCCCCGCGCGGCCGAACTGATCAACAGCTATACCGTCAACGGCGAGACTTTGTTTACTTTCAACGCCGAATGA
- the map gene encoding type I methionyl aminopeptidase — MKQENRGRLTKDGIRIYDPSDSAGMYAAGALASRILDAMSEHVFPGQTTAEIDRIITKMVEDAGAKSATIGYKGYEHASCISVNHVVCHGIPGDKKLKDGDILNIDVTVIVDGWFGDTSRMFVAGKLPRKAERLITVTHDALMRGIEAVKPGNTFGDIGHAIQSFVEAHRMSVVRDFCGHGLGRVFHAPPNVLHYGRPGTGARLEPGMFFTIEPMVNLGRAETKTLADDWTAVTRDKSLSAQFEHSVGVTETGFEIFTLSEAGTFHPTY, encoded by the coding sequence TTGAAACAAGAAAACCGGGGCCGTCTGACAAAGGATGGCATACGCATTTACGATCCGTCCGATTCCGCTGGCATGTATGCTGCGGGCGCATTGGCGTCGCGTATTCTTGACGCCATGTCCGAGCACGTTTTCCCCGGACAGACCACGGCCGAGATCGATCGGATCATCACCAAGATGGTCGAGGATGCGGGCGCGAAATCAGCGACCATCGGCTATAAGGGCTATGAGCACGCCAGTTGCATCAGCGTGAACCATGTGGTGTGCCACGGCATCCCCGGTGACAAAAAGCTGAAAGACGGCGACATTCTGAACATCGATGTCACCGTCATCGTTGACGGCTGGTTCGGTGACACCAGTCGCATGTTTGTTGCGGGCAAACTGCCCCGCAAGGCCGAGCGTCTGATCACAGTGACCCACGACGCCCTGATGCGCGGTATCGAAGCGGTAAAGCCGGGCAATACCTTTGGTGACATCGGCCACGCCATTCAAAGCTTTGTTGAAGCGCACCGCATGTCAGTGGTCCGCGATTTCTGCGGTCACGGGCTGGGCCGTGTATTTCACGCGCCGCCGAATGTGCTGCACTATGGTCGTCCGGGCACAGGTGCGCGGCTTGAGCCGGGCATGTTCTTTACCATCGAGCCGATGGTAAACCTTGGCCGCGCCGAAACCAAAACACTGGCCGACGACTGGACCGCCGTGACCCGCGACAAATCCCTGTCAGCGCAGTTCGAACATTCGGTTGGCGTGACCGAAACAGGGTTTGAAATCTTTACCCTTTCCGAGGCCGGAACATTCCACCCGACTTACTAG
- the sfsA gene encoding DNA/RNA nuclease SfsA: MRFQTQLVPARLIRRYKRFLADCTLEDGTEVTAHCANPGSMMGLAEPGMKIWLEPNDDPKKKLNYGWRLVDHENGHFTGVDTSVPNRALRSALAARQIGPLAAYGTVRAEVKYGTNSRIDFLLSEAGLPDAYVEVKSVTLNRQPGLAEFPDSVTARGAKHLAELTRMVEDGHRAVMLYLVQRTDCTRFTLAHDIDPAYAGAYSMAVRTGVETLCIGTHITPQAITIGQPLAVDM; encoded by the coding sequence ATGCGCTTTCAAACCCAACTTGTCCCTGCCCGGCTGATCCGGCGATATAAACGCTTTCTCGCCGACTGCACACTGGAAGACGGAACCGAAGTGACCGCCCATTGCGCCAATCCCGGATCAATGATGGGACTGGCAGAGCCGGGCATGAAGATATGGCTAGAGCCGAATGACGACCCCAAGAAAAAGCTGAACTACGGCTGGCGACTGGTTGACCACGAAAACGGCCATTTCACCGGTGTCGACACATCGGTGCCCAACCGCGCCTTGCGCTCTGCCCTCGCGGCACGGCAAATCGGGCCGCTGGCCGCCTATGGAACCGTGCGCGCGGAAGTGAAATACGGCACGAACAGCCGCATTGATTTCCTGCTGAGCGAGGCGGGCCTGCCCGATGCCTATGTCGAGGTGAAGTCGGTGACCCTGAACCGCCAACCCGGACTGGCCGAATTTCCCGACAGCGTAACCGCCCGCGGGGCTAAGCATCTGGCCGAACTGACCCGTATGGTGGAGGACGGCCACCGTGCCGTGATGCTGTATTTGGTGCAGCGCACGGACTGCACCCGATTTACGTTAGCGCATGACATCGACCCGGCCTATGCGGGTGCGTATAGCATGGCGGTACGGACCGGGGTGGAAACACTGTGCATCGGCACCCATATTACTCCACAGGCCATAACCATCGGGCAGCCGCTGGCTGTCGATATGTAA
- a CDS encoding competence/damage-inducible protein A, with translation MTQPTAAMLVIGDEILSGRTRDSNMYHLAGQLAERGIDLREVRVVSDDAEAITQAVKALSEAYGHVFTSGGIGPTHDDITADCIAAAFNVHIDVRDDARALLQAHYDRQGSEFNDARKRMARIPDGATLIENPVSVAPGFTMENVHVMAGVPAVFQAMVASVLPTLTGGAPLISRTQRIDRGEGDIAGPLSDLARAYPALSIGSYPFQKDGRYGANIVLRGTDAALLDEALAKLEAAFPA, from the coding sequence ATGACACAACCAACCGCAGCCATGCTGGTGATCGGCGACGAAATCCTGTCGGGGCGCACGCGCGACAGCAATATGTACCATTTAGCCGGACAGCTGGCCGAACGCGGCATCGACCTGCGCGAAGTGCGTGTGGTCAGCGACGATGCAGAGGCGATCACGCAGGCGGTCAAGGCGCTGTCAGAAGCCTATGGCCATGTCTTCACCAGCGGCGGCATCGGCCCGACCCATGACGACATTACCGCCGACTGCATTGCCGCCGCGTTCAACGTGCACATTGACGTGCGCGACGACGCGCGGGCATTGTTGCAGGCGCACTACGATCGGCAGGGATCTGAGTTCAACGACGCGCGCAAGCGGATGGCGCGTATCCCGGACGGCGCGACGCTGATCGAAAACCCTGTGTCGGTCGCACCCGGTTTCACGATGGAAAACGTGCATGTCATGGCGGGAGTGCCAGCGGTGTTTCAGGCGATGGTGGCCAGTGTTTTGCCGACCCTGACAGGCGGTGCGCCGCTGATCAGCCGCACGCAGCGTATTGATCGGGGCGAGGGCGACATTGCGGGCCCCTTGAGCGATCTGGCGCGGGCTTATCCGGCGCTGTCGATCGGGTCGTACCCGTTTCAGAAGGACGGGCGGTATGGTGCAAACATCGTGCTGCGTGGCACCGATGCGGCCCTGCTGGACGAGGCTTTGGCGAAACTTGAAGCGGCGTTTCCGGCATGA
- a CDS encoding GNAT family N-acetyltransferase — protein sequence MTTVQHLYEVCDATWPPARFVTQGPWTLREGQGGGKRVSAASATGPVTDADIDAAIAGLAAMDQKPLFQIREGDDALDEMLAARGFMVIDPVVLYATPVETLTDIPIPKVTAFAIWEPLAIMEEIWAKGGIGPARLAVMARAKLKTAILSRWNEKPGGVAFAAIHDGVCMVHAVEVLPHQRRQGVADWMMRKAALWAQENGAHSLSVLCVATNTAANALYRKSGFTEIGRYHYRHLEEKP from the coding sequence ATGACGACCGTGCAGCACCTTTATGAGGTATGCGACGCCACATGGCCGCCTGCACGGTTTGTCACGCAAGGTCCGTGGACCCTGCGCGAGGGGCAAGGTGGCGGCAAACGTGTATCGGCGGCATCGGCCACGGGGCCTGTGACCGATGCCGACATTGATGCGGCCATTGCAGGACTGGCAGCGATGGACCAGAAGCCGCTGTTTCAGATCCGCGAAGGCGATGACGCGCTGGATGAAATGCTGGCGGCACGCGGCTTTATGGTCATTGATCCCGTTGTGCTTTATGCCACACCGGTCGAGACCCTGACCGACATCCCTATCCCCAAGGTCACAGCTTTTGCCATTTGGGAACCGCTGGCGATTATGGAAGAAATCTGGGCCAAGGGCGGGATCGGCCCCGCCCGTCTGGCCGTGATGGCGCGGGCCAAGTTGAAAACCGCGATCCTGTCACGTTGGAACGAGAAACCGGGCGGCGTCGCCTTTGCCGCCATTCACGATGGCGTTTGCATGGTTCACGCGGTCGAAGTTTTACCGCACCAACGCCGTCAGGGCGTGGCCGACTGGATGATGCGCAAGGCGGCGTTATGGGCGCAGGAAAACGGCGCGCACAGTCTTTCGGTTCTCTGTGTGGCCACGAACACAGCCGCGAACGCGCTTTATCGAAAAAGCGGATTTACCGAAATCGGGCGCTATCATTATAGACATCTGGAGGAAAAACCATGA
- a CDS encoding peroxidase-related enzyme (This protein belongs to a clade of uncharacterized proteins related to peroxidases such as the alkylhydroperoxidase AhpD.) has product MSDKKQPTALNLPMVDPLPEATQKYFDVCQDKLGMIPNVLQAYAFDIDKLNSFTALYNDLMLGDSGLTKLEREMIAVVVSSVNKCYYCLTAHGAAVRQLSGDPMLGEQMVMNWRAADLEPRVAAMLEFSENLTVASAKTTEADRQTLRDHGFSDRDIWDIASVAAFFNMTNRVASATDMRPNDAYHSQFR; this is encoded by the coding sequence ATGAGCGACAAGAAACAACCCACAGCGCTGAACCTGCCGATGGTCGACCCGCTGCCGGAGGCGACGCAGAAGTACTTTGATGTCTGTCAGGACAAGCTGGGGATGATCCCGAATGTGCTTCAGGCCTATGCCTTTGATATCGACAAGCTGAACAGCTTTACCGCGCTTTACAACGATCTGATGCTGGGCGATTCCGGTCTGACCAAGCTGGAGCGCGAGATGATCGCCGTTGTCGTCAGTTCGGTGAACAAATGCTATTATTGCCTGACCGCGCACGGTGCTGCCGTGCGACAGCTTTCGGGTGATCCAATGCTGGGCGAACAGATGGTGATGAACTGGCGGGCCGCTGATCTGGAACCGCGCGTGGCCGCCATGCTGGAATTTTCCGAAAACCTGACAGTCGCCAGCGCCAAAACCACCGAAGCCGACCGTCAGACCCTGCGCGATCACGGGTTTTCCGACCGCGACATCTGGGACATCGCATCGGTTGCGGCGTTTTTCAACATGACCAACCGCGTGGCCAGTGCCACAGATATGCGTCCCAACGACGCCTATCACAGCCAATTTCGGTGA
- a CDS encoding OmpA family protein produces MKARLAIIALSGWATAAPVQALQLALPSNARETVERNSTLDRYLAPIAPFQYGAGVPTLDIEGEVRRQAWRIASPGLTTLQVLIPLRKQLKAAGFDIVLDCDQSSCGGFDFRFNVEVLPAPNMRVNMRAYRFVTAVNGPLDDPESVMTLMVSTTATAAYVQIIAAGALDPEEDAVATGAETPPPQAGPVVVPETADGFDQQLGAAGHIVLDGLDFDTGTSALGAGPFESLQRLAGFLLAQPDVTIAVVGHTDSVGSQDVNISLSRERARAVRQRLIDAYNVNPEQLQAEGMGYLAPRASNLSAEGRELNRRVEAVLLSKR; encoded by the coding sequence GTGAAAGCACGGCTCGCGATCATAGCTTTGTCCGGTTGGGCCACGGCAGCGCCAGTTCAGGCGCTGCAACTTGCCTTGCCCTCGAATGCCCGCGAAACGGTCGAGCGCAACAGTACGCTTGACCGCTATCTCGCACCTATAGCACCGTTTCAATACGGCGCAGGGGTTCCGACACTGGACATTGAGGGCGAAGTGCGCCGTCAGGCATGGCGCATAGCCTCGCCCGGGTTGACGACGCTTCAGGTTCTGATCCCGTTGCGTAAGCAGTTGAAAGCGGCGGGGTTTGACATTGTTCTGGACTGCGACCAGTCCAGCTGTGGCGGCTTTGATTTCCGTTTTAACGTCGAGGTGCTGCCCGCCCCGAACATGCGCGTCAACATGCGCGCATATCGTTTTGTCACGGCGGTGAACGGCCCCTTGGATGATCCGGAAAGCGTAATGACTCTGATGGTGTCCACCACCGCAACGGCAGCTTACGTCCAGATCATTGCAGCAGGGGCGCTGGACCCCGAAGAAGATGCAGTGGCTACAGGTGCCGAAACACCGCCACCGCAGGCAGGTCCGGTGGTGGTGCCCGAAACGGCAGATGGCTTCGACCAACAACTGGGGGCTGCGGGGCATATCGTGCTGGACGGACTGGATTTCGATACGGGCACGTCTGCCTTGGGTGCGGGGCCGTTCGAGTCGTTGCAGCGGCTGGCGGGTTTTCTGTTGGCGCAGCCGGATGTGACCATCGCCGTGGTTGGCCATACGGACAGTGTCGGCAGTCAGGATGTGAACATTTCCTTGTCACGCGAGCGCGCCAGAGCGGTGCGGCAACGCCTAATAGATGCGTACAACGTCAACCCCGAACAGTTGCAAGCCGAGGGTATGGGCTATCTTGCACCGCGCGCGTCGAACCTCAGCGCTGAGGGGCGCGAACTGAACCGCCGCGTTGAGGCTGTGCTGCTGTCAAAACGCTAA